In Apostichopus japonicus isolate 1M-3 chromosome 3, ASM3797524v1, whole genome shotgun sequence, a single genomic region encodes these proteins:
- the LOC139965462 gene encoding dnaJ homolog subfamily A member 2-like, whose product MAFFHPFGGMGARPQSTDNKLYDLLGVSRNCTDAELKKAYRKLAKENHPDKHPGNEEKFKEVSFAYEVLSDPEKRQTYDHYGLDALKDGGSDGGMEDIFSHFFGGGLFGGGGGFGGSRRPRKGQDMVHRLKVSLEDLYNGKTSKLQLKKNVICASCKGRGGKAGATQTCRTCHGRGVKVTIRQLGPGMVQQMQSHCTDCDGEGECINDRDKCKNCNGKKVVEESKILEVHVEPGMKEGQKIPFRGEGDQQPGLEPGDIIIVLVEKEHETFKRNGSNLVLKKTIGLTEALCGFQFTLKHLDDRELLVTNPPGNIIHPGSLKVVEGEGMPMVKNPLSKGDLIIHFDVKFPEKYFKPEEELMQLESILPPRETVKIGQDAEAIHLEEFSRGSSNAYDEDEEHQGGAQHVQCAHQ is encoded by the exons GCTTATAGAAAATTGGCTAAAGAGAATCATCCTGACAAGCATCCAGGGAATGAAGAAAAG TTCAAAGAGGTCAGTTTCGCATATGAAGTTCTGTCCGACCCGGAGAAGAGGCAGACTTATGATCATTATGGTTTAGATGCTTTAAAGGACGGAGGATCAGATGGAG GTATGGAGGACATTTTCTCACATTTCTTCGGAGGAGGCCTGTTTGGTGGCGGAGGTGGATTTGGTGGATCTCGTAGACCAAGGAAAGGGCAAGACATGGTTCATCGATTAAA AGTATCGTTGGAAGATTTATATAACGGCAAAACATCCAAACTTCAACTTAAGAAGAATGTGATATGTGCATCTTGTAAAGG TCGCGGTGGCAAAGCTGGGGCGACGCAGACCTGTAGGACGTGTCACGGGCGCGGTGTGAAGGTAACCATCAGACAGCTGGGCCCAGGAATGGTACAACAGATGCAGAGTCATTGTACTGATTGTGATGGAGAGG GTGAATGTATCAATGACAGGGACAAGTGCAAGAACTGCAATGGAAAGAAAGTAGTAGAAGAGAGCAAGATTTTAGAGGTACATGTAGAACCAGGAATGAAGGAAGGACAGAAAATACCATTCAGAGGAGAAGGGGATCAACAG CCCGGTCTGGAGCCTGGAGATATAATAATTGTGTTAGTCGAGAAGGAACACGAAACTTTCAAACGTAACGGTAGTAATCTTGTGCTCAAAAAGACGATAGGTCTGACCGAGGCTCTGTGCGGTTTCCAGTTCACATTGAAGCATCTGGATGATCGGGAACTGCTGGTGACTAACCCTCCTGGAAATATCATCCACCCAG gATCTTTGAAAGTAGTAGAGGGTGAGGGTATGCCAATGGTTAAAAACCCGCTCAGCAAAGGAGATCTCATCATTCACTTTGATGTCAAATTCCCAGAGAAGTACTTCAAGCCAGAGGAAGAATTAATG CAATTAGAGTCCATACTCCCTCCGAGAGAAACGGTGAAGATTGGTCAAGACGCGGAAGCCATTCATTTAGAGGAATTTTCTCGGGGCAGTTCCAACGCCTACGATGAGGATGAGGAACACCAGGGCGGGGCACAACACGTCCAGTGTGCTCACCAGTGA